One Silene latifolia isolate original U9 population chromosome 4, ASM4854445v1, whole genome shotgun sequence DNA segment encodes these proteins:
- the LOC141652493 gene encoding biotin carboxyl carrier protein of acetyl-CoA carboxylase, chloroplastic-like, whose translation MAASFPATTSSSSTVVAKISTTRRHFYHHSPPKLSFPVSPKPKLRLFSSKPLPSRMVAVKSQLNKVAVEGSNNAPATSEAKSGLPVKETKIDEPTKGSSATELSEESISDFINQVSDLVKLVDCRDIVELQLKQHDCEILIRKKLAIEPTQSPPPYAMMQSPPPMASPTSHAPPPASVPALPAPKPAAPAATSAKSSVPPTLSPMAGTFYRCPGPGEPPFVKVGDKVQKGQVLCIIEAMKLMNEIQAEQAGTIVEVIAEDAKPVSKDSPLFAIQP comes from the exons ATGGCGGCCTCATTTCCAGCAACAACTTCATCTTCATCAACTGTTGTTGCTAAAATATCAACAACAAGACGCCATTTTTATCATCATTCTCCTCCTAAGCTTTCTTTTCCTGTTTCTCCAAAACCCAAGCTTCGTCTTTTTTCATCAAAG CCTCTTCCAAGCCGTATGGTCGCAGTGAAGTCCCAACTGAACAAG GTTGCTGTGGAAGGTTCTAATAATGCTCCAGCTACCTCGGAAGCTAAATCAGGATTACCTGTCAAAGAAACAAAGATTGATGAACCAACCAAGGGATCTTCGGCTACTGAATTGTCAGAAGAATCTATTTCTGATTTCATAAATCAAGTCTCCGACCTTGTCAA GCTTGTGGATTGCAGAGACATTGTGGAGTTGCAACTGAAGCAGCATGACTGTGAGATATTAATCAGGAAGAAACTGGCCATTGAACCAACACAAAGCCCTCCTCCTTATGCTATGATGCAGTCTCCTCCACCAATGGCCTCCCCAACTTCGCATGCACCACCGCCTGCTTCCGTCCCTGCTTTGCCGGCTCCAAAACCTGCTGCTCCTGCTGCCACGTCAGCAAAATCATCAGTTCCACCTACTCTAAGCCCTATGGCTGGTACATTTTATCGCTGTCCAGGTCCTGGTGAGCCACCGTTTGTGAAG GTTGGAGATAAAGTGCAGAAGGGACAGGTCCTATGCATTATCGAGGCCATGAAGTTGATGAATGAAATTCAG GCTGAACAAGCAGGAACTATAGTTGAAGTGATTGCTGAAGATGCAAAACCCGTGAGCAAAGATTCG CCTCTATTCGCGATTCAGCCATAG
- the LOC141652491 gene encoding uncharacterized protein LOC141652491 isoform X1 — protein MREKKMDSAKSWLNKFQSRDKLSSTCKTYSEMGGREDSTSILDDDTPSNITRQRVAAAKQFIEKHYKDQMKNLQERKERRIILEKKLADADVSEEDQYNLLKFLEKKETEYMRLQRHKMGADDFELLTMIGKGAFGEVRVCREITTGHVYAMKKLKKSEMLRRGQVEHVKAERNLLAEVDSNCIVKLYCSFQDDEFLYLVMEYLPGGDMMTLLMRKDTLTEDEARFYIAETVLAIESIHKHHYIHRDIKPDNLLLDKFGHLRLSDFGLCKPLDCSTLEEDFEITNGIGGSPTNDGSSKPRRTQLEQLQHWQKNRRMLAYSTVGTPDYIAPEVLLKKGYGMECDWWSLGAIMFEMLVGYPPFYSDDPMTTCRKIVNWRTHLKYPEEARLTPEATDLISKLLCNVDQRLGSNGADEIKVHPWFNGIDWERIYQTEAAFIPEVIDELDTQNFENFDEAENQSQSTSKTGPWRKMLSSKDLNFVGYTYKNFEIVNDYHQLPGIAELKKKDSKHKKPSIKSLFEESSDSSEAATNAVLSSPTLVVSHSQSDPSLNKTSQMP, from the exons ATGAG agaaaagaaaatggattcagcCAAGAGTTGGTTAAATAAGTTTCAGTCGCGTGACAAACTGAGCTCTACGTGTAAAACCTATTCTGAAATGGGGGGAAGGGAAGATTCAACTTCGATATTAGATGATGACACACCGTCAAATATTACTAGACAAAGGGTTGCAGCAGCAAAGCAATTTATAGAGAAGCATTACAAAGATCAGATGAAAAATTTGCAAGAGAGGAAGGAACG TCGGATTATATTAGAGAAGAAGTTAGCTGATGCGGATGTGTCTGAAGAAGACCAGTACAACCTACTTAAGTTTTTGGAGAAGAAAGAAACCGAATACATGCGTCTACAGAGGCATAAAATGGGTGCTGATGATTTTGAGTTACTGACAATGATCGGCAAGGGTGCATTTGGCGAG GTCAGAGTTTGTAGGGAAATTACTACTGGCCATGTATATGCCATGAAAAAACTTAAAAAGTCAGAGATGCTTCGCCGGGGACAA GTGGAACATGTGAAAGCGGAAAGAAATCTGCTTGCTGAAGTTGACAGCAATTGTATTGTTAAGCTTTATTGTTCCTTTCAAGATGATGAATTCTTGTATCTCGTCATGGAGTATCTTCCTGGTGGTGATATGATGACGTTACTTATGAGGAAGGATACATTGACAGAGGATGAGGCAAGATTTTATATTGCAGAGACTGTATTGGCCATAGAATCTATTCACAAACACCACTACATTCACAG AGACATTAAGCCTGACAACCTGCTACTGGATAAATTTGGGCACTTAAGGCTGTCAGATTTTGGTCTGTGTAAACCATTAGATTGCAGTACCCTCGAAGAGGACTTTGAAATTACCAATGGAATTGGAGGATCTCCCACTAATGATGGCTCTTCAAAGCCAAGGCGTACTCAGTTAGAGCAACTTCAGCACTGGCAAAAGAACCGTAGAATGCTT GCTTACTCCACCGTTGGTACACCTGATTACATTGCCCCAGAAGTTTTATTAAAGAAGGGTTACGGAATGGAATGCGATTG GTGGTCACTCGGGGCAATTATGTTTGAAATGCTTGTAGGATATCCTCCTTTTTACTCTGATGACCCTATGACAACGTGTCGAAAG ATAGTAAATTGGAGGACTCACTTGAAATACCCTGAGGAAGCAAGGCTAACTCCTGAAGCAACAGATCTTATTAGTAAACTGTTGTGCAATGTCGACCAGAGACTTGGTTCAAATGGCGCTGATGAGATTAAG GTTCATCCCTGGTTCAATGGTATTGACTGGGAAAGGATATACCAAACAGAGGCTGCTTTTATTCCTGAGGTCATTGATGAGTTAGACACTCAGAATTTCGAGAATTTTGATGAG GCCGAAAATCAATCGCAATCAACTTCAAAAACTGGTCCTTGGAGAAAG ATGCTATCATCCAAGGATCTTAATTTTGTGGGATACACATACAAAAACTTTGAAATTGTGAatgattatcatcaacttcctGGCATAG CTGAATTGAAGAAGAAAGACTCCAAACATAAGAAGCCGTCAATTAAATCACTTTTCG AAGAGTCGTCAGATTCGTCAGAAGCCGCGACCAATGCCGTTCTCTCATCTCCAACGTTAGTAGTGTCTCACAGTCAATCAGATCCTTCACTTAATAAAACTTCCCAAATGCCTTAA
- the LOC141652491 gene encoding uncharacterized protein LOC141652491 isoform X2, which translates to MDSAKSWLNKFQSRDKLSSTCKTYSEMGGREDSTSILDDDTPSNITRQRVAAAKQFIEKHYKDQMKNLQERKERRIILEKKLADADVSEEDQYNLLKFLEKKETEYMRLQRHKMGADDFELLTMIGKGAFGEVRVCREITTGHVYAMKKLKKSEMLRRGQVEHVKAERNLLAEVDSNCIVKLYCSFQDDEFLYLVMEYLPGGDMMTLLMRKDTLTEDEARFYIAETVLAIESIHKHHYIHRDIKPDNLLLDKFGHLRLSDFGLCKPLDCSTLEEDFEITNGIGGSPTNDGSSKPRRTQLEQLQHWQKNRRMLAYSTVGTPDYIAPEVLLKKGYGMECDWWSLGAIMFEMLVGYPPFYSDDPMTTCRKIVNWRTHLKYPEEARLTPEATDLISKLLCNVDQRLGSNGADEIKVHPWFNGIDWERIYQTEAAFIPEVIDELDTQNFENFDEAENQSQSTSKTGPWRKMLSSKDLNFVGYTYKNFEIVNDYHQLPGIAELKKKDSKHKKPSIKSLFEESSDSSEAATNAVLSSPTLVVSHSQSDPSLNKTSQMP; encoded by the exons atggattcagcCAAGAGTTGGTTAAATAAGTTTCAGTCGCGTGACAAACTGAGCTCTACGTGTAAAACCTATTCTGAAATGGGGGGAAGGGAAGATTCAACTTCGATATTAGATGATGACACACCGTCAAATATTACTAGACAAAGGGTTGCAGCAGCAAAGCAATTTATAGAGAAGCATTACAAAGATCAGATGAAAAATTTGCAAGAGAGGAAGGAACG TCGGATTATATTAGAGAAGAAGTTAGCTGATGCGGATGTGTCTGAAGAAGACCAGTACAACCTACTTAAGTTTTTGGAGAAGAAAGAAACCGAATACATGCGTCTACAGAGGCATAAAATGGGTGCTGATGATTTTGAGTTACTGACAATGATCGGCAAGGGTGCATTTGGCGAG GTCAGAGTTTGTAGGGAAATTACTACTGGCCATGTATATGCCATGAAAAAACTTAAAAAGTCAGAGATGCTTCGCCGGGGACAA GTGGAACATGTGAAAGCGGAAAGAAATCTGCTTGCTGAAGTTGACAGCAATTGTATTGTTAAGCTTTATTGTTCCTTTCAAGATGATGAATTCTTGTATCTCGTCATGGAGTATCTTCCTGGTGGTGATATGATGACGTTACTTATGAGGAAGGATACATTGACAGAGGATGAGGCAAGATTTTATATTGCAGAGACTGTATTGGCCATAGAATCTATTCACAAACACCACTACATTCACAG AGACATTAAGCCTGACAACCTGCTACTGGATAAATTTGGGCACTTAAGGCTGTCAGATTTTGGTCTGTGTAAACCATTAGATTGCAGTACCCTCGAAGAGGACTTTGAAATTACCAATGGAATTGGAGGATCTCCCACTAATGATGGCTCTTCAAAGCCAAGGCGTACTCAGTTAGAGCAACTTCAGCACTGGCAAAAGAACCGTAGAATGCTT GCTTACTCCACCGTTGGTACACCTGATTACATTGCCCCAGAAGTTTTATTAAAGAAGGGTTACGGAATGGAATGCGATTG GTGGTCACTCGGGGCAATTATGTTTGAAATGCTTGTAGGATATCCTCCTTTTTACTCTGATGACCCTATGACAACGTGTCGAAAG ATAGTAAATTGGAGGACTCACTTGAAATACCCTGAGGAAGCAAGGCTAACTCCTGAAGCAACAGATCTTATTAGTAAACTGTTGTGCAATGTCGACCAGAGACTTGGTTCAAATGGCGCTGATGAGATTAAG GTTCATCCCTGGTTCAATGGTATTGACTGGGAAAGGATATACCAAACAGAGGCTGCTTTTATTCCTGAGGTCATTGATGAGTTAGACACTCAGAATTTCGAGAATTTTGATGAG GCCGAAAATCAATCGCAATCAACTTCAAAAACTGGTCCTTGGAGAAAG ATGCTATCATCCAAGGATCTTAATTTTGTGGGATACACATACAAAAACTTTGAAATTGTGAatgattatcatcaacttcctGGCATAG CTGAATTGAAGAAGAAAGACTCCAAACATAAGAAGCCGTCAATTAAATCACTTTTCG AAGAGTCGTCAGATTCGTCAGAAGCCGCGACCAATGCCGTTCTCTCATCTCCAACGTTAGTAGTGTCTCACAGTCAATCAGATCCTTCACTTAATAAAACTTCCCAAATGCCTTAA
- the LOC141652494 gene encoding casein kinase 1-like protein 10, protein MDHVVGGKFKMGKKIGSGSFGELYLGINVQTGEDVAVKMESVKTKHPQLHYESKLYMLLQGGTGVPHLKWFGVEGEHNVMVIDLLGPSLEDLFNYCNRKFTLKTVLMLADQLICRVEYMHTKGFLHRDIKPDNFLMGLGRKANQVYVIDFGLAKKYRDLQTHKHIPYRENKSLTGTARYASVNTHLGIEQGRRDDLESLGYVLMYFLRGSLPWQGLNANTKKQKYDKISEKKMMTPIEVLCKSYPSEFVSYFHYCRSLRFEDKPDYAYLKRLFRDLFIREGYQVDHVFDWTKLKYPQIGGSSRARNPATKPALNPGPSAERPERTSVGRELRDRLSGAVEAISRRNTLGSGDHSKHRSSQDVIKTRDVLRDSEKANVSRVSSSSKRAAGFSSSRPVTSGELGKSRSGRLPSSGVRQSTNIQRLQLGTEARASSRPRGSATRGTREDHIRSFELLSLRK, encoded by the exons ATGGATCATGTTGTTGGTGGGAAGTTTAAAATGGGGAAGAAAATTGGGAGTGGATCATTTGGGGAGCTGTATTTAG GGATCAATGTCCAAACTGGAGAGGATGTTGCTGTCAAAATG GAATCTGTGAAAACTAAGCATCCGCAACTTCACTATGAATCAAAACTATATATGTTGCTGCAAGGAGGAA CTGGAGTTCCCCATCTTAAGTGGTTTGGAGTTGAAGGCGAACATAATGTAATGGTGATTGATCTCCTTGGACCAAGCCTGGAAGACCTATTTAACTATTGCAATAGAAAATTCACTTTAAAAACAGTATTGATGCTCGCTGACCAGTTA ATTTGTAGAGTCGAGTACATGCATACAAAAGGTTTTCTACACCGTGATATCAAACCTGATAACTTTCTAATGGGCCTTGGTCGCAAAGCAAACCAG GTATACGTTATTGACTTTGGGTTAGCTAAAAAATACAGGGATCTTCAAACTCATAAGCATATACCATACAG AGAGAACAAGAGCCTTACAGGCACTGCACGTTATGCGAGTGTCAATACTCATCTGGGAATTG AACAAGGCAGACGGGATGATCTTGAATCTCTTGGTTATGTACTCATGTATTTCTTAAGAGGAAG TCTACCATGGCAGGGGCTTAATGCAAATACCAAAAAGCAGAAATATGATAAAATAAGTGAAAAGAAGATGATGACCCCCATAGAG GTTCTTTGCAAATCATATCCATCAGAGTTTGTATCGTATTTTCACTATTGCCGATCATTACGCTTTGAAGATAAACCTGATTATGCTTATTTGAAGAGACTTTTCCGGGACTTATTTATTCGGGAAG GCTATCAGGTTGATCATGTCTTTGACTGGACAAAACTGAAGTATCCCCAGATTGGTGGTAGCTCGAGAGCACGG AATCCTGCTACGAAACCAGCTTTAAATCCCGGCCCATCTGCAGAAAGACCGGAAAGGACCTCag TGGGACGAGAACTTCGCGATAGACTCTCTGGTGCAGTGGAGGCCATTTCTCGTAGAAATACTTTGGGTTCTGGGGATCATTCTAAGCATAGGAGCTCTCAAGACGTGATTAAAACTAGAGACGTG CTAAGAGACTCGGAGAAGGCAAACGTATCTAGAGTTAGCAGCTCGTCTAAAAGAGCTGCAGGTTTCTCAAGTAGCAGGCCAGTCACTTCCGGCGAACTAGGAAAAAGCCGTTCAGGTCGACTTCCTTCCAGTGGGGTCCGCCAATCCACAAACATACAGCGACTTCAGCTAGGAACCGAGGCTAGGGCAAGCTCAAGACCCCGTGGGTCTGCAACAAGAGGCACCCGCGAGGACCATATCCGTAGTTTTGAACTGCTTTCTCTTAGAAAGTAA